A region from the uncultured Bacteroides sp. genome encodes:
- a CDS encoding RagB/SusD family nutrient uptake outer membrane protein, with protein MKQYKLVYFALSCAVLSACSDFNDMDSEGYQITGDQVNQTNEVVPSRVEASIAGMYSYMGTVCAAFPASVRDDDGGYPTVCLSQDLNGSDMVCANSGYNWFSVSSQYNDRTYTYANPLARYAIFYNQLKLANDIIASIDSTTTNDELKSYLGQAKAIRAFDYLGLVHYFQYNYSTSADKPCVPLVTEKTTNFTNNPRATVKEVYSQIMDDLNAAIDLLSDYDRKDDKGRINQQVAYGLRARANLYTENWAAAVADADKAMQGYTPYSSEEVNQPGFDVVDHSWIWGIVVSTTNVEKNRYATVAAHLSSFSSDGYAAGVGVYKRINTLLYRKISNTDVRKGWWVDANLHSDALKNVKWGDAQGDAVSGLVIKDVKVAFDPYTTVKFGIKSGIGTNVNDNDWPLMRVEEMMLIKAEGLAMVNSTFNEGKQFLENFVKTYRDPNYTCAASTAEALQNEIWFQRRVELWGEGFAMVDIMRLHKPVVRFHGDNYENWPDAFCFNITPDDPWLLLRIPQKEVNNNSGIVNNEGGNQPSPGQNPSLRDGVTD; from the coding sequence ATGAAACAATATAAACTTGTATATTTTGCTCTGAGTTGTGCGGTTTTATCTGCATGCTCAGATTTTAATGATATGGACAGCGAAGGGTACCAAATAACTGGTGACCAAGTTAATCAAACTAATGAGGTTGTGCCTTCACGTGTAGAGGCTAGTATTGCTGGTATGTATAGCTATATGGGAACAGTGTGTGCCGCATTCCCTGCGTCTGTTCGTGATGATGATGGCGGTTATCCTACAGTTTGTCTGTCACAGGATCTGAATGGTTCGGATATGGTGTGTGCTAATTCTGGTTATAACTGGTTCTCTGTTAGTAGCCAATATAACGACCGTACTTATACTTACGCTAATCCTCTAGCTCGATATGCAATTTTCTATAATCAATTGAAACTTGCAAATGATATAATTGCCTCTATTGACTCTACCACTACAAATGATGAGTTGAAAAGTTATTTGGGGCAAGCTAAAGCTATCAGGGCTTTTGATTATTTAGGGTTAGTACATTACTTTCAGTATAATTATTCTACAAGTGCTGATAAACCTTGTGTTCCACTTGTAACAGAGAAAACCACAAACTTTACAAATAACCCGCGTGCTACAGTGAAGGAGGTTTATTCTCAGATTATGGACGATTTGAATGCTGCAATTGATCTACTCAGTGATTATGATCGTAAGGACGACAAGGGTCGAATTAATCAACAAGTAGCTTACGGACTTCGAGCACGTGCAAACTTGTATACAGAGAATTGGGCTGCTGCCGTAGCTGATGCAGACAAGGCTATGCAGGGGTATACTCCATATAGCAGTGAAGAGGTGAACCAACCGGGTTTTGATGTCGTTGATCATAGTTGGATATGGGGCATTGTTGTTTCTACTACAAATGTGGAAAAGAACAGATATGCTACTGTTGCCGCTCACTTAAGTTCTTTTTCTTCTGATGGTTATGCTGCTGGTGTTGGAGTTTATAAACGCATAAACACTTTGTTATATAGAAAGATATCCAATACAGATGTTCGTAAAGGTTGGTGGGTTGATGCTAATCTTCATTCCGATGCATTGAAGAATGTAAAATGGGGAGATGCACAAGGAGATGCAGTTTCTGGACTTGTAATTAAAGATGTAAAAGTTGCCTTTGATCCTTATACAACTGTGAAATTTGGTATTAAGAGTGGTATAGGAACTAATGTGAACGATAATGATTGGCCTTTGATGCGTGTTGAAGAAATGATGCTTATTAAGGCTGAAGGCTTGGCGATGGTAAATAGTACTTTTAATGAAGGTAAACAGTTTCTTGAGAATTTTGTAAAGACTTACCGTGATCCTAATTATACATGTGCTGCTTCTACAGCGGAAGCATTGCAAAATGAAATATGGTTTCAGCGTCGTGTAGAACTCTGGGGAGAAGGTTTCGCGATGGTTGATATTATGCGTTTGCATAAACCTGTTGTTCGTTTCCATGGAGATAATTATGAAAACTGGCCTGATGCATTCTGCTTTAATATAACTCCAGATGATCCATGGTTGTTGCTCCGTATTCCGCAGAAAGAAGTCAATAACAATTCTGGCATTGTAAATAATGAGGGAGGTAACCAACCTTCTCCTGGGCAGAATCCAAGTCTGAGAGACGGTGTGACAGACTAA
- a CDS encoding lipocalin family protein, which translates to MKSTKSLIIALFLSIFAFTACSNDNDDIKSSSLIGTWRVYTYNGYDNNGKEFWVDALEQFLTLKADGTGISSVQSDKENSNITWLLNEKSLTIKDLDRNTTMLYQIKEQSKNKIKCLNINKDKTTYVYYFTRI; encoded by the coding sequence ATGAAATCAACTAAATCTCTAATTATTGCTCTTTTTCTTTCGATTTTCGCTTTTACAGCATGCAGCAACGACAATGACGACATTAAATCATCATCCCTTATAGGGACATGGAGAGTATACACCTACAACGGGTATGACAATAACGGAAAAGAATTTTGGGTTGATGCCTTAGAACAATTCCTCACACTAAAAGCTGATGGAACAGGAATAAGTAGCGTGCAATCTGATAAGGAAAATAGCAATATTACATGGCTTCTAAATGAAAAGTCATTGACCATTAAAGACTTAGATAGAAATACAACAATGTTATACCAAATTAAGGAACAGTCAAAGAACAAAATTAAATGCCTTAACATAAATAAAGACAAAACAACATATGTATATTATTTCACCAGAATATAA
- the hflX gene encoding GTPase HflX produces MKEFIISEAETETAILVAIITQVQDERKTGEYLEELEFLAETAGAQIVKRFTQRLDVVNSVSYVGKGKLQEIKEYVTEHEVGMVIFDDELSAKQLRNIEGELQVKILDRTSLILDIFAMRAQTANAKTQVELAQYKYMLPRLTRLWTHLERQGGGSGGKGGSVGLRGPGETQLEMDRRIILNRMSLLKAQMADIDRQMATQRRNRGRMIRVALVGYTNVGKSTLMNLMAKSEVFAENKLFATLDTTVRKVIIENLPFLLSDTVGFIRKLPTDLVESFKSTLDEVREADLLLHVVDISHPGFEEQIEVVNKTLAEIDSAGKPCILIFNKIDAYTYVEKAPDDLTPRTKENLTLEELMKTWMAKMEDNCLFISAIEKINMEELKSVVYEKVKELHVHRFPYNDFLYQTYDDDGEE; encoded by the coding sequence ATGAAAGAATTTATAATATCCGAAGCAGAGACCGAGACAGCTATACTTGTTGCAATTATTACGCAAGTGCAGGATGAGCGGAAGACGGGTGAATACTTGGAGGAACTGGAATTCCTAGCTGAAACAGCTGGGGCACAAATAGTGAAGAGGTTTACCCAACGGCTGGATGTGGTAAACTCGGTATCGTATGTGGGGAAAGGTAAGCTGCAGGAGATAAAAGAATATGTAACAGAGCATGAGGTGGGAATGGTTATTTTTGATGATGAACTTTCGGCCAAACAGTTGCGTAATATTGAAGGTGAGTTGCAAGTGAAGATACTGGATCGTACTTCGCTGATTCTTGATATATTTGCCATGCGTGCGCAAACAGCGAATGCCAAAACACAAGTGGAATTGGCTCAATATAAATATATGTTGCCTCGATTGACCCGATTATGGACGCACCTTGAAAGACAGGGTGGCGGCTCCGGCGGTAAAGGTGGCTCTGTGGGGCTTCGCGGGCCGGGTGAAACGCAGCTGGAAATGGATAGGCGTATCATTTTGAATCGTATGTCGTTGCTGAAAGCTCAAATGGCAGATATAGACCGACAGATGGCTACGCAACGAAGGAACCGCGGACGGATGATTCGTGTGGCGCTTGTGGGTTATACGAATGTAGGGAAATCTACTTTGATGAATCTGATGGCAAAGAGTGAGGTGTTTGCTGAAAACAAGCTTTTCGCTACGCTCGATACTACGGTAAGGAAGGTGATTATTGAGAATTTGCCTTTTCTGCTTTCTGATACTGTAGGGTTTATCCGCAAACTGCCTACTGACCTTGTGGAGTCGTTTAAGTCGACACTTGATGAGGTGCGCGAAGCGGATTTGTTGTTGCATGTGGTAGATATTTCTCACCCCGGATTTGAGGAACAGATAGAAGTGGTGAATAAAACGCTGGCCGAGATTGATAGTGCAGGCAAGCCATGCATACTTATTTTTAACAAGATAGACGCATATACTTACGTGGAGAAAGCTCCCGACGACCTTACCCCCCGAACAAAAGAGAACTTAACACTCGAAGAACTGATGAAGACGTGGATGGCAAAGATGGAAGACAATTGTCTTTTTATTTCCGCCATTGAGAAGATTAATATGGAGGAACTGAAGAGTGTGGTTTACGAAAAAGTTAAAGAATTGCACGTACATCGTTTCCCCTATAATGATTTTCTTTATCAGACTTACGACGACGACGGGGAGGAATAA
- a CDS encoding DUF4954 family protein, translated as MKIYRNLTEDEVLQLKSQSCVADDWGKVLVSEGFDTAYVHHTRFSGEVKLGVFHSCFFLAGGIKKHAGLRHVTLHNVTIGDNCCIENIQNYIANYEIGDDTFIENVDIILVDGLSKFGNGVEAAVLNETGGREVLINDKLSAHQAYIMALYRHRPELICRMKKITDYYSNKHASTVGTIGSKVMIVNAGSIKNVKVGNYCRIEGVCRLQNGSINSNEVAPVHIGYGVICEDFIISSGSHVDDGTMLSRCFVGQACQLGHNYSASDSLFFSNCQGENGEACAIFAGPYTVTHHKSTLLIAGMFSFMNAGSGSNQSNHMYKLGPIHQGTLERGAKTTSDSYILWPARVGAFSLVMGRHVNHADTSNLPFSYLIEQGNTTYLVPGVNLRSVGTIRDAQKWPKRDKRTDPDKLDCINYNLLSPYTIQKMLKGRSILKELRRVSGETSEIYSYQSAKIKSSSLNSGIKYYEIAIHKFLGNSIIKRLEGVNFQSNEEIRERLKPDTEVGVGEWVDLSGLIAPKSEVERLISGIESGEIDRLKKMNACFDAMHKNYYTYEWTWAYNKIQEFYGLNPETITARDVIDIVDTWKESVVGLDRMVYNDARKEFSLSSMTGFGVDGSPDERKLDFEQVRGDFESNPFVTAVLEHIDDKTALGDELINRIGQLA; from the coding sequence ATGAAGATTTATCGGAATTTGACCGAAGACGAGGTGCTTCAGTTAAAAAGTCAGTCGTGTGTGGCTGACGATTGGGGGAAAGTATTGGTATCGGAAGGATTTGATACCGCTTATGTGCATCACACGCGTTTTTCGGGAGAAGTAAAGTTGGGCGTTTTCCATTCGTGCTTCTTTTTGGCCGGTGGAATAAAAAAGCATGCGGGGTTGAGGCATGTAACGCTGCACAATGTTACGATAGGCGACAATTGCTGCATAGAGAATATTCAGAACTACATAGCTAACTATGAGATTGGCGATGATACATTTATCGAGAATGTAGATATTATCTTGGTAGACGGGCTATCGAAGTTTGGTAACGGAGTAGAGGCAGCGGTTCTCAACGAAACAGGAGGGCGCGAGGTACTTATCAATGATAAACTGTCTGCTCATCAGGCATACATTATGGCGTTGTATCGTCATCGTCCCGAACTCATTTGCCGGATGAAGAAAATCACCGATTATTATTCTAACAAACATGCTTCGACAGTAGGCACTATCGGCAGTAAAGTGATGATAGTCAACGCCGGTTCCATCAAGAACGTAAAGGTGGGCAATTATTGTCGTATAGAGGGTGTTTGCCGGTTGCAAAACGGAAGTATAAATAGTAATGAAGTGGCGCCGGTGCACATTGGATACGGAGTTATTTGCGAAGATTTTATTATTTCGTCGGGCTCTCACGTAGATGACGGGACCATGCTGAGCCGCTGCTTTGTGGGGCAAGCCTGCCAGTTGGGGCATAACTATTCGGCCTCCGATTCTTTGTTTTTCAGCAATTGCCAGGGCGAGAACGGAGAGGCTTGTGCTATTTTTGCCGGGCCTTATACGGTTACTCACCACAAATCTACATTGCTCATTGCCGGTATGTTTTCGTTTATGAATGCCGGTTCGGGCTCTAACCAGAGCAATCACATGTATAAACTGGGCCCTATCCATCAGGGCACGTTGGAGCGTGGAGCCAAAACAACTTCCGATTCTTATATCCTCTGGCCGGCAAGGGTAGGGGCTTTCTCGCTGGTGATGGGAAGGCACGTGAATCATGCCGACACGTCTAATCTTCCTTTCTCTTATCTGATAGAGCAGGGAAACACGACTTATCTTGTTCCGGGGGTGAATCTGCGTAGCGTGGGCACTATCCGTGATGCGCAAAAGTGGCCTAAGCGCGATAAGCGAACGGATCCCGATAAACTTGATTGCATCAACTACAATCTTTTAAGCCCGTACACCATTCAGAAGATGCTGAAAGGGCGCTCTATATTAAAGGAGCTCAGACGGGTTTCCGGCGAAACGTCTGAGATTTATTCTTACCAGAGTGCGAAGATCAAGAGTTCATCGCTCAATAGTGGAATTAAGTATTATGAGATTGCCATACATAAGTTTCTGGGCAATTCTATCATTAAGCGTCTGGAGGGGGTTAACTTTCAGAGTAACGAGGAAATACGCGAGCGCTTGAAACCTGATACGGAGGTTGGTGTAGGCGAGTGGGTAGATCTTTCGGGCTTGATAGCTCCCAAAAGTGAGGTAGAAAGGCTGATAAGCGGAATAGAAAGTGGTGAAATAGATCGGTTGAAGAAGATGAATGCCTGCTTTGATGCGATGCATAAGAATTATTATACATACGAGTGGACGTGGGCTTACAACAAAATTCAGGAGTTTTACGGACTTAATCCCGAAACGATAACCGCCCGGGACGTGATCGATATTGTCGATACATGGAAAGAATCGGTCGTCGGGCTAGATCGTATGGTCTATAATGATGCCCGCAAAGAGTTCTCTCTTTCCTCGATGACAGGGTTTGGAGTTGATGGTTCGCCGGACGAGAGGAAGCTTGACTTTGAACAAGTGCGGGGCGACTTTGAGAGTAACCCTTTTGTTACCGCTGTGCTTGAACACATTGATGACAAAACGGCGCTGGGCGATGAGCTGATTAACCGCATCGGTCAGCTGGCTTAG